In one Chryseobacterium camelliae genomic region, the following are encoded:
- the infB gene encoding translation initiation factor IF-2, whose amino-acid sequence MPKIRLNKAVKEFNISMSRLVEFLQSKGIEVESNPNAQLEEAAYSALEAEFAKDGEQRKASHEVVITKVPEEKLEIEEKKTPEVIRAKANKPETKILGKIDLESSKPEAEEAPVAPVAAVEEKKEEVVAREEEVKAAPAEKQEFKVLDKIDLSQIESRSRPVKKDKPKVEEKKAEEKPVEEKPAAPVKENPKPVVKEAPQKVAEVKEEPKKSEEENQEPQKIETVYQKLDGPKIVGEKIDLTQFAPKTGPGAKKKRKRIEKPGGNNNQQGGNNQQGGNNNQGGQGNRPHGNNQGNRPQGQGGQGNRPQGQGGQGGNRFGNNNQGNRPQGQGGQGGNRGGFNRGGQNNRPGQRTMPVELTDEQVKNQIKETLEKLTNKGGKSKSAKHRKDKRNFRREQDERQQELDAQDRTLKVTEFITVGELASLMNVSPTEVISACFSLGVMVTMNQRLEADTLLLVADEFGYKIEFSDADLEDTDSEEDIDTEESLLPRAPIVTVMGHVDHGKTSLLDYVRKTNVIAGESGGITQHIGAYNVKLENGQRITFLDTPGHEAFTAMRARGAQVTDIAIIVIAADDDVMPQTKEAISHAQAAGVPMIIAINKVDKPNANPDNIRQQLSGMNILVEEWGGNVQAQEISAKFGNNVDILLEKVLLQAEMLELKANPDRSANGVVIEASLDKGRGYVATMLVQTGTLRVGDYVVAGKNHGKVKALLDERGKNLAEAGPSIPATILGLDGAPTAGDKFRVYADESEGKAIANKREQLQRELSIRTKKHTTLEELGRRIALGEFKELNIILKGDVDGSVEALSDQLQRLSTEEISVNILHSGVGQITESDINLAAASDAIIIGFNVRAGANAKDLADREEIEIRTYSVIYKAIDEVKEAMEGMLSPEIQEQVIGNVEIREVFKISKVGTIAGCMVLTGKVTRNSKVRLLRDGIVKFDGELESLKRFKDDVKEVTKGYECGLNLKGYNDIEQGDILEVYEEVAVKKKLK is encoded by the coding sequence ATGCCAAAAATTAGATTAAATAAAGCGGTTAAGGAATTCAACATTTCGATGTCCAGATTAGTAGAATTTTTACAATCAAAGGGTATTGAGGTTGAAAGCAATCCTAACGCTCAATTGGAAGAAGCGGCATATTCTGCATTGGAGGCTGAGTTTGCCAAAGACGGTGAACAGCGTAAAGCTTCCCATGAGGTGGTCATCACAAAAGTTCCGGAAGAAAAGCTGGAAATTGAAGAGAAGAAAACCCCTGAAGTAATAAGAGCTAAAGCTAATAAACCGGAAACTAAAATTTTAGGTAAAATAGATCTGGAATCTAGTAAACCTGAAGCGGAAGAGGCTCCTGTTGCTCCTGTGGCTGCAGTGGAAGAAAAGAAAGAAGAGGTTGTTGCTCGTGAGGAGGAAGTGAAAGCTGCTCCTGCCGAAAAACAAGAATTCAAAGTGCTGGATAAAATCGATTTATCACAAATTGAATCTAGAAGCAGACCTGTAAAAAAAGATAAACCAAAAGTGGAGGAGAAAAAAGCTGAGGAAAAACCTGTTGAGGAAAAACCTGCAGCACCGGTAAAAGAAAACCCGAAACCTGTTGTAAAAGAGGCTCCACAAAAAGTTGCAGAGGTGAAAGAAGAACCTAAAAAATCTGAGGAGGAAAATCAGGAACCTCAAAAAATTGAAACGGTCTATCAAAAACTAGACGGGCCTAAGATTGTTGGTGAAAAAATTGACTTGACTCAATTTGCACCGAAAACAGGTCCAGGAGCTAAGAAGAAAAGAAAAAGGATTGAAAAACCCGGAGGAAATAACAACCAGCAGGGAGGAAACAATCAACAAGGCGGAAATAATAACCAAGGCGGTCAAGGAAACCGTCCTCATGGAAATAATCAAGGAAACCGTCCTCAAGGACAAGGTGGTCAGGGAAATCGCCCACAAGGTCAGGGAGGTCAAGGTGGAAACCGTTTTGGAAACAATAATCAAGGAAACCGTCCGCAAGGTCAGGGCGGACAAGGTGGAAACAGAGGAGGTTTCAACAGAGGAGGACAAAACAACAGACCTGGGCAAAGAACGATGCCTGTTGAATTGACTGATGAGCAAGTTAAAAACCAAATCAAGGAAACCCTTGAAAAATTAACCAATAAAGGAGGAAAGTCTAAATCTGCTAAACACAGAAAAGATAAGAGAAATTTCCGTAGAGAACAGGATGAGCGTCAGCAGGAGCTTGATGCACAAGACAGAACATTAAAAGTTACCGAATTCATCACAGTTGGTGAATTGGCAAGCTTAATGAATGTTTCTCCAACGGAAGTAATTTCTGCTTGTTTCTCTTTAGGAGTTATGGTTACCATGAACCAGAGACTTGAAGCCGATACTTTATTGTTGGTTGCAGATGAATTTGGATATAAAATTGAATTCTCGGATGCTGATCTTGAAGATACAGACTCAGAAGAAGATATCGATACTGAAGAAAGCTTATTGCCTAGAGCGCCAATTGTGACGGTAATGGGACACGTTGACCACGGTAAGACTTCATTGCTGGATTACGTAAGAAAAACCAACGTTATCGCAGGTGAATCAGGAGGAATTACTCAGCATATCGGTGCATATAACGTGAAATTGGAAAACGGTCAGAGAATTACATTCTTAGATACACCAGGTCACGAAGCCTTTACTGCGATGAGAGCGAGAGGAGCACAGGTTACGGATATTGCAATTATCGTAATTGCTGCCGATGATGATGTAATGCCTCAGACAAAAGAAGCGATTTCTCACGCGCAAGCTGCGGGAGTTCCGATGATTATCGCGATCAATAAAGTAGATAAGCCGAATGCAAATCCGGATAATATCCGTCAGCAACTTTCGGGAATGAATATCCTGGTAGAAGAATGGGGAGGAAATGTTCAGGCTCAGGAAATTTCTGCTAAGTTTGGTAACAACGTAGATATATTATTGGAAAAAGTTTTACTTCAGGCTGAAATGCTTGAACTGAAAGCTAATCCGGATCGTTCTGCAAACGGTGTTGTTATTGAAGCATCTTTAGATAAGGGTAGAGGATATGTTGCAACGATGTTGGTACAAACCGGAACCCTAAGAGTTGGAGATTATGTTGTAGCAGGGAAGAATCACGGAAAAGTAAAAGCTTTACTTGATGAAAGAGGGAAAAACCTTGCGGAAGCAGGACCTTCTATTCCGGCAACGATCTTAGGTTTAGACGGAGCGCCTACAGCAGGTGATAAATTCCGTGTTTATGCTGATGAAAGTGAAGGTAAGGCAATTGCGAATAAGAGAGAACAGCTTCAGAGGGAGCTTTCGATCAGAACCAAGAAACATACTACGCTTGAAGAATTAGGAAGACGTATTGCTTTAGGTGAATTCAAAGAATTGAACATTATCCTTAAAGGTGACGTGGATGGTTCTGTAGAGGCGCTTTCTGATCAGTTACAAAGACTTTCGACTGAAGAAATCAGCGTGAATATCCTTCACTCAGGTGTGGGACAGATCACGGAATCTGATATCAACCTTGCTGCTGCGTCTGATGCGATTATCATCGGATTCAACGTAAGAGCGGGTGCTAATGCTAAAGATCTTGCAGATCGTGAGGAAATCGAAATCAGAACATATTCTGTTATCTATAAAGCTATTGATGAGGTAAAAGAAGCGATGGAAGGAATGCTTTCTCCTGAAATTCAGGAGCAGGTAATCGGTAATGTTGAAATCCGTGAGGTGTTCAAGATTTCTAAAGTGGGAACGATTGCAGGATGTATGGTTCTTACAGGTAAAGTTACCAGAAATTCTAAAGTACGTCTATTGAGAGACGGTATCGTGAAATTCGACGGAGAACTGGAAAGTTTGAAGCGTTTCAAAGATGACGTAAAAGAAGTTACCAAAGGTTATGAGTGCGGATTGAACCTGAAAGGATACAATGATATCGAACAAGGAGATATTCTTGAGGTATATGAAGAGGTAGCTGTGAAGAAAAAGCTGAAATAG
- a CDS encoding SusC/RagA family TonB-linked outer membrane protein, whose amino-acid sequence MNVKLRVLTAGVLFFTGQAVIAQKAKKDTATKEQQIEEVVMVGFGQKKTVKEITGATSTMTAKSIEDVPVASVDKMLQGRVTGVQTGSASGQPGGFANVRVRGISSINGVTSPIYILDGVRIANGDLTTANTTANILANLNPDDVESITVLKDAVSTAVYGADAGAGVIVITTKSGKKGKAKFNFSFNSGFNQQAVEGYRGYTTDEYKTYLRTQVNNLLGTNYTNEQIAGGAVNSTFTGIFNSPYSTDWQDIVRKDGYQQNADFSMSGGNDKFTYYASANMFDQNSIIKNSFFKRLSYTTKLTYQATDKLKISSDFQISHGKTRTLTDGGAFSNPMLAQYFNRPSDPSHNPDGSWYWIPSTRRMSNGQFNPGYLLENNYVQAGTLRAFANLSAEYKILKNLTYRFVFSPEYINVEEDTYWNPVHGDGNNYGGYQRTSNNRYFNFNIQNILDYSVKFGMHNIGASLIQEAYKSDRKFLSATGITVGNPTLETLSNFVVPYGYEGSKFISSRYGYAITGHYDYDKLILVDGSYRRDVLSQFLPGKKAGDFWSLGLGVDLARINFVKDIDAISMVKFRASYGKLGNQVTANPFALYSYTTNYNDFAAATYSGMLNPNLSWETVNPLNIGLDLGFFRDRLRLTAEYYNKKTKDLIYNLPLSGAQGLTSYVDNIGSLVNKGFEFAVNADIFKGGRDQFNWSVGANLSTLKNEVTELYGGTVNTSTTTLRVGEGVRTFYLRKWAGVDPKNGDPLWYLNGVDGETTNDYNKAQQAVQGSFLSDVFGGFNTSLAYKGFNLDLQFTYGFGGKIFDNWSQYTFSDGQYSINYPGYGDVMGDYWTPENPNASNPKPIYGGNKLSNRASTRFLYDADFIRLSNASFGYTFAGDVLRGSGLNSVKVYVMANNAWTHMFDDRLKFDPETNISGNTNLSLPVLKTYLFGVNINF is encoded by the coding sequence ATGAATGTTAAATTACGTGTATTAACGGCTGGAGTTTTGTTTTTTACAGGACAGGCTGTGATTGCTCAGAAAGCAAAGAAAGATACTGCAACCAAAGAGCAGCAGATTGAAGAAGTTGTAATGGTGGGATTTGGGCAGAAAAAAACTGTAAAAGAAATCACAGGGGCAACAAGTACAATGACAGCAAAGTCTATCGAAGATGTACCAGTTGCTTCAGTAGATAAAATGCTGCAGGGGAGAGTGACTGGGGTACAAACAGGAAGTGCATCTGGTCAACCAGGAGGATTTGCTAATGTAAGGGTTCGTGGAATTTCTTCAATTAATGGTGTGACTTCTCCAATTTATATTTTAGATGGGGTTAGAATTGCTAATGGAGATTTAACTACAGCTAATACAACAGCTAATATTTTGGCTAACTTAAACCCAGATGATGTTGAAAGTATTACAGTGCTAAAAGATGCTGTTTCTACAGCTGTTTATGGTGCAGATGCAGGTGCTGGGGTTATAGTAATTACCACAAAATCAGGTAAAAAAGGTAAAGCTAAATTTAATTTCTCTTTTAATTCTGGTTTCAATCAGCAGGCAGTAGAGGGATATAGAGGGTATACTACAGATGAGTACAAGACTTATTTAAGAACACAGGTCAATAACCTTCTTGGAACAAACTATACAAATGAACAAATAGCGGGTGGTGCTGTAAATTCAACATTTACAGGTATATTTAACTCTCCATATAGTACAGATTGGCAAGATATTGTAAGAAAAGATGGTTATCAACAAAATGCTGACTTTAGTATGTCCGGGGGGAATGATAAATTTACATATTATGCATCAGCAAATATGTTTGACCAAAACAGTATAATTAAGAATTCTTTTTTCAAAAGATTGTCTTATACTACGAAGTTAACATATCAAGCAACTGACAAATTGAAAATAAGTTCAGATTTTCAGATTTCACATGGTAAAACAAGAACGTTAACTGATGGAGGTGCATTTTCAAACCCAATGCTAGCTCAGTATTTTAATAGGCCAAGTGATCCTTCACATAATCCAGATGGGTCTTGGTATTGGATTCCTTCGACAAGAAGGATGAGTAATGGACAGTTTAATCCAGGATATTTGCTTGAAAACAATTATGTACAGGCGGGAACTTTAAGAGCTTTTGCTAACTTAAGTGCAGAATATAAAATTCTAAAAAACTTAACTTACAGATTTGTTTTTTCACCTGAATATATAAACGTAGAAGAAGATACATATTGGAATCCAGTACATGGTGATGGTAATAACTACGGAGGCTACCAAAGAACATCTAACAATAGATATTTCAATTTCAATATACAGAATATTTTAGATTATTCGGTTAAGTTCGGAATGCACAACATAGGAGCTTCATTAATTCAAGAAGCTTACAAATCAGATAGAAAATTCTTAAGTGCAACAGGAATTACTGTAGGAAACCCAACACTTGAAACTCTTTCAAACTTTGTTGTTCCATATGGATATGAAGGAAGTAAGTTTATATCTTCAAGATATGGATACGCAATTACTGGTCACTATGATTATGATAAATTAATTTTGGTTGACGGATCTTATAGACGAGATGTATTGTCTCAATTTCTACCAGGCAAAAAAGCAGGTGATTTCTGGTCTCTAGGATTGGGAGTAGATTTAGCTAGAATTAATTTTGTTAAAGATATTGATGCTATTTCTATGGTCAAATTTAGAGCTTCTTATGGTAAATTGGGAAATCAGGTAACTGCTAATCCATTTGCTCTTTATTCATACACGACAAACTATAATGATTTTGCTGCAGCTACATATTCTGGAATGTTAAATCCTAACCTATCTTGGGAAACCGTTAACCCTCTAAATATTGGTTTAGATCTAGGGTTCTTTAGAGATAGATTAAGGCTAACAGCTGAATATTATAACAAAAAAACAAAGGATTTGATTTACAACCTTCCATTATCTGGTGCTCAAGGATTAACATCTTATGTGGATAATATAGGGAGCTTGGTAAACAAAGGTTTCGAATTTGCTGTGAATGCAGATATATTTAAAGGTGGTAGAGATCAATTCAATTGGTCAGTTGGTGCGAACTTATCAACCTTAAAAAATGAAGTTACAGAATTATATGGTGGAACTGTAAATACATCTACGACAACATTAAGAGTAGGAGAAGGTGTGCGTACATTTTACTTAAGAAAATGGGCTGGTGTTGATCCTAAGAATGGAGATCCATTATGGTATTTGAATGGAGTAGATGGAGAAACAACAAATGACTATAATAAAGCGCAACAAGCAGTGCAAGGATCATTCTTAAGTGATGTTTTTGGAGGCTTTAATACAAGTTTGGCATACAAAGGCTTCAATTTAGATCTTCAATTTACTTACGGATTCGGGGGGAAAATTTTTGACAACTGGTCTCAATATACCTTCAGTGATGGTCAATACAGTATCAACTATCCTGGTTATGGAGATGTGATGGGTGATTATTGGACTCCGGAAAATCCTAATGCTTCGAATCCGAAGCCGATATATGGAGGAAATAAACTTTCAAATAGAGCTTCTACTAGATTTTTATATGATGCTGATTTCATTAGATTAAGTAATGCGAGCTTTGGATACACATTTGCAGGAGACGTTCTGAGAGGGTCAGGTTTGAATAGTGTAAAAGTATATGTCATGGCAAACAATGCATGGACTCACATGTTTGATGATAGACTTAAATTTGATCCTGAAACGAACATTTCTGGGAACACAAACTTAAGTTTACCAGTATTGAAGACTTATCTATTTGGTGTTAACATTAACTTTTAA
- a CDS encoding RagB/SusD family nutrient uptake outer membrane protein: protein MNKFIKIGLLSLGVATSTIACSDDFVEREFYQDVEQAPLQTTQEMQAFVRGVYSSMRATAYYGADFLAFSEVRSDEMYSTLAGGYYQNVYNYTMLSNDPYTVTTYNQIYTAIAKANIVINTDLAGIQGTSQDKAYAKFAQGQAYGLRAIAFFDAYRLYGQKYIPSGTLGIVLPTKYDPKALMPRATIAQTEAQIDSDFTKALQVMTATDAANYSPESNKTELSVNALKGMMSRYYLYKGDYAKVRSLTTELYGKYTVASAALLQTTFNFVMNGAAPNSIFELAVGTNASLSTGSYRQRLNPLGYANIAVSPAAFNSYTATDIRKNLITTSGGVRYISNNNGTGKYTNTVGADNIRMLRYEEILLNGVEAELNGGSATKARDYYNEIITNRGLAAVGAVDMQMLKDERRRELLGEGLRQWDLRRWGDAVPRPLGASTDQRLNAFPIPRGETDLANSPIVSNPGYDN, encoded by the coding sequence ATGAATAAATTTATAAAAATAGGATTACTGTCATTAGGGGTTGCTACAAGTACTATTGCATGCTCTGATGACTTTGTTGAGAGAGAGTTTTATCAGGATGTTGAACAAGCTCCATTACAAACTACTCAAGAAATGCAGGCTTTTGTTAGAGGTGTATATTCCTCAATGAGAGCTACAGCATATTATGGGGCGGATTTTTTAGCATTCTCAGAGGTAAGATCTGACGAAATGTATAGTACATTAGCAGGTGGTTATTATCAAAATGTGTATAATTACACAATGTTGTCCAATGACCCATATACTGTAACTACTTATAATCAGATTTATACTGCAATTGCAAAAGCAAATATTGTTATTAATACAGATTTAGCAGGGATTCAAGGGACTTCTCAAGATAAAGCTTATGCGAAGTTTGCTCAAGGACAAGCTTACGGATTAAGAGCTATAGCTTTTTTTGATGCTTATAGATTATATGGTCAAAAATATATTCCAAGTGGAACATTGGGAATTGTTTTACCAACTAAGTATGACCCTAAAGCACTAATGCCAAGAGCAACAATAGCACAAACAGAAGCGCAAATCGATTCGGATTTTACAAAGGCATTACAAGTAATGACAGCTACTGATGCAGCAAACTATAGCCCGGAAAGTAATAAAACAGAACTTTCAGTAAATGCATTAAAAGGTATGATGTCGAGATATTACCTGTATAAAGGTGATTATGCTAAAGTACGTTCATTAACAACAGAATTATATGGTAAATATACTGTAGCAAGTGCAGCGCTTCTACAAACTACATTTAATTTTGTAATGAATGGAGCGGCACCTAACTCTATATTTGAATTGGCAGTTGGGACTAATGCATCATTGTCGACAGGTTCTTACAGACAGAGACTTAATCCACTAGGATATGCTAATATTGCTGTTTCTCCAGCAGCCTTCAATTCATATACAGCAACTGATATTAGAAAAAATCTAATTACAACTTCAGGAGGTGTAAGATATATATCGAATAATAATGGTACTGGAAAATATACAAATACAGTCGGCGCAGATAATATTAGAATGCTACGTTATGAAGAAATTTTGCTGAACGGTGTTGAAGCGGAGTTAAATGGTGGTAGCGCAACAAAAGCTCGTGATTACTATAATGAAATTATAACAAATAGAGGATTAGCAGCTGTTGGAGCAGTAGATATGCAAATGCTTAAGGATGAGAGAAGAAGAGAACTTCTAGGTGAAGGTTTAAGACAATGGGATTTAAGAAGATGGGGAGATGCTGTTCCAAGACCTTTAGGTGCTAGTACAGATCAGAGACTAAATGCCTTCCCAATTCCAAGGGGAGAAACTGATTTAGCAAATTCACCGATTGTATCTAATCCAGGATATGATAACTAA
- a CDS encoding putative porin, which produces MKYLFLIIFFLGFTAQAQIVNNKDKNQTPQKEGDSVIVDSGKKDSLKVFKPTINDYLYQKQYAEKKTFDTVMTFDKTNVFSQYNNRDNFGKAQLANIGAGFNPLSYEVNAEQNLSLLPANKSYGILGVEDIHYYDVKTPTATFVYHNAMKNGAALKSTYTQNIGKRFNFALEYMGLRSQGLYRNSLAANNNTLFSGHYVSKKGNYELFAHYLHQNVNNQENGGIAIDSVFQNGDSNSSNRQNVQVNLATSSSQFSYRRYYLTHQLTPFNSEKFPFKIRHTISHQGNKYYYGQTELEAYWYSLPEETVNGALYVSKKYSDNFSNTFSLVFDNEKFKLDAGVRYQMLKFGTSEISLADLVIPTELKENRIGAVGNLQVKLLDKIQLNSFLEFSNGSQFGTYLKTTNNLKFEPLKDYFVNAKVNFQSVYPSFNYLINTSVYNKFNYYLQDAKNQTVTEIGGNINLKWFKTELFVNYFRIDNYTYFDNTAKPRQSDSSLNISQIGGDATFSYGKFHLNTRLQFQNALTNKELLPMPSFIGRVNLFYQAKAFNKAAEVQMGIKAYYFSKFASREYFPILNEYILPTANSFSIGGQPMIDVYFNMKVKKMFFFIEGQQVGTLLSHNKAYAFPHYPTYDFRLNIGIVWYLFN; this is translated from the coding sequence ATGAAATACCTTTTTCTTATCATATTCTTTCTGGGTTTTACAGCTCAAGCTCAAATAGTTAATAATAAAGATAAAAACCAGACTCCTCAGAAAGAGGGGGACTCAGTGATTGTTGATTCCGGGAAAAAAGACTCTTTAAAAGTATTTAAACCTACCATTAATGATTATTTGTATCAGAAGCAATATGCTGAAAAAAAGACTTTTGATACGGTAATGACGTTTGATAAAACAAATGTTTTTTCTCAATACAATAACAGAGATAATTTTGGAAAAGCTCAGCTTGCCAATATCGGTGCAGGTTTTAATCCATTGTCTTATGAAGTAAATGCGGAACAAAACCTTTCGTTACTGCCAGCCAACAAATCGTATGGCATTTTAGGAGTTGAGGATATTCATTATTATGACGTGAAAACTCCGACTGCAACATTCGTTTATCATAATGCGATGAAAAATGGTGCGGCTCTGAAATCTACCTATACCCAGAATATTGGTAAGCGATTTAATTTTGCCTTAGAATATATGGGGCTACGTTCCCAGGGACTTTACAGAAACTCACTAGCCGCAAACAATAATACACTGTTTTCTGGGCACTATGTTTCTAAAAAAGGGAACTACGAATTATTTGCCCATTACTTGCACCAGAATGTAAATAATCAGGAAAACGGGGGGATTGCTATTGACAGCGTCTTTCAAAATGGAGACAGCAACTCCAGCAACAGACAGAATGTTCAGGTCAACTTGGCAACTTCAAGCTCTCAGTTTTCATATCGAAGATATTATTTAACACATCAGTTAACCCCATTTAATTCGGAAAAATTTCCGTTTAAAATAAGACACACGATTTCTCATCAGGGAAATAAGTACTATTATGGACAGACTGAGTTAGAAGCTTACTGGTACAGCCTTCCAGAAGAGACCGTAAATGGGGCACTGTATGTTTCAAAAAAATATTCGGATAATTTCAGTAATACATTCAGTTTGGTTTTTGATAATGAAAAATTTAAGCTCGATGCGGGGGTTCGCTATCAGATGCTAAAATTTGGTACTTCGGAAATTTCATTGGCAGATTTAGTGATTCCGACTGAGCTTAAAGAAAACAGGATCGGAGCTGTAGGGAACTTACAGGTTAAATTATTAGATAAAATCCAATTAAATTCATTTTTGGAATTTTCCAATGGAAGTCAGTTCGGGACCTATCTTAAAACAACGAATAATTTAAAATTTGAACCGCTAAAAGATTACTTTGTCAATGCAAAGGTAAATTTCCAAAGTGTGTATCCGTCTTTCAACTATCTCATCAATACTTCTGTTTATAATAAATTTAACTATTATCTCCAAGATGCTAAAAACCAGACTGTGACAGAGATTGGAGGGAATATTAATTTAAAATGGTTTAAAACAGAATTATTTGTCAATTATTTTAGAATAGATAATTATACTTATTTTGATAATACGGCAAAACCCAGACAAAGCGATAGCTCTCTGAACATTTCTCAAATTGGAGGCGATGCTACTTTTAGCTATGGTAAATTCCATTTAAATACGAGATTACAGTTCCAAAACGCACTCACGAATAAAGAATTGTTGCCAATGCCAAGCTTTATCGGAAGAGTGAATTTGTTTTATCAGGCAAAAGCGTTCAATAAAGCTGCGGAAGTTCAGATGGGAATTAAAGCCTATTATTTCTCTAAATTTGCTTCAAGAGAATATTTCCCGATACTTAACGAATATATTTTACCGACAGCCAATTCATTTTCGATCGGAGGGCAGCCTATGATCGACGTTTACTTTAATATGAAAGTGAAAAAAATGTTCTTTTTCATAGAAGGGCAGCAAGTCGGGACTCTTTTGTCACATAATAAAGCTTATGCGTTTCCACATTATCCGACCTATGATTTTAGATTAAATATCGGAATTGTGTGGTATTTGTTCAACTAA
- the bshC gene encoding bacillithiol biosynthesis cysteine-adding enzyme BshC: MKTINKISFQDIQSIPQLVKDFLNQDIEGFEDKIFSIENFLQQIHLKNSSFSLEKRKSLVNVLNHQLSDLKLSSKQKENIENLKLPNTFTITTGHQLNLFSGPAFFVYKILQTVKTCTYLKDNFPAFNFVPVYWMASEDHDFAEINHFKTENNYYEINEKSGGAVGRIHINDISFISEFEKEFKDSIFGMELILMLKESYKAGNTLTEAIKILVNRLFSEFGLLIVDGDSKELKTQVKEIFKDELLNFSLHKTSKEKVDFLTGKYGKVQVNPREINLFYLSETRDRIDFDGKKYNVLDTSKSFTEEEILNELENYPEKFSPNALMRPVYQEYVLPNLAYIGGNAEIMYWLELKDYFAKLNMPFPILIPRNSMLFLKEKTLGKIQKLDLKIEDFFENFTTIINHKIIEDNSILKLLDEKENLLVTNFSELKSVAETTEKSFGNMVKAEEVRQLKSFNRMKKRLLHAEKIKQSELLERLENLFLDVHPAKNWQERVYNFSVFFADFGYSWLETCLEEMVVQESKLIIVAI, from the coding sequence TTGAAAACTATTAATAAAATATCATTTCAAGATATACAAAGCATTCCTCAATTAGTAAAGGATTTTTTGAATCAGGATATTGAGGGGTTTGAAGATAAAATATTTTCTATTGAGAATTTCCTTCAACAGATTCATCTGAAGAATTCATCGTTCTCATTGGAAAAAAGAAAAAGCTTAGTGAATGTATTAAACCATCAGCTTTCAGATCTCAAGCTTTCTTCAAAACAAAAAGAGAATATTGAAAATTTAAAACTTCCGAATACATTTACCATTACAACCGGCCATCAGCTAAACCTGTTCTCCGGTCCGGCTTTTTTTGTTTATAAAATTTTGCAGACCGTAAAAACCTGTACCTATTTAAAAGATAATTTTCCGGCCTTTAATTTTGTTCCGGTGTATTGGATGGCTTCGGAAGATCACGATTTTGCCGAGATCAATCATTTTAAGACGGAAAATAATTATTACGAAATCAATGAAAAATCAGGCGGTGCGGTAGGAAGAATTCATATTAATGACATTTCTTTCATTTCAGAATTTGAAAAAGAATTTAAAGACTCTATTTTCGGAATGGAACTGATTTTGATGTTAAAAGAATCCTACAAAGCAGGAAATACATTAACCGAAGCAATTAAAATTTTAGTAAACCGCTTGTTTTCAGAATTCGGATTGCTGATTGTAGATGGAGACTCAAAAGAGCTTAAAACTCAGGTTAAAGAAATCTTTAAAGATGAGCTTCTCAATTTCAGCTTACACAAAACATCAAAAGAAAAAGTTGATTTTCTGACCGGGAAATACGGGAAAGTACAGGTAAATCCTCGTGAAATCAATTTATTTTACCTTTCTGAAACCAGGGACAGAATTGATTTTGACGGCAAAAAATATAATGTTTTAGATACAAGCAAATCATTTACGGAAGAAGAAATTCTGAACGAGCTGGAAAATTATCCTGAGAAATTTAGCCCGAATGCATTGATGCGTCCGGTGTATCAGGAATACGTTCTTCCCAACTTAGCGTACATCGGAGGAAATGCAGAAATCATGTATTGGCTGGAGCTGAAAGATTATTTTGCTAAACTAAATATGCCTTTCCCTATTCTGATCCCGAGAAACTCCATGTTGTTTTTAAAGGAAAAGACATTAGGGAAAATTCAAAAACTGGATCTTAAGATTGAAGATTTTTTTGAAAACTTTACCACCATTATCAATCATAAAATAATTGAAGATAACAGTATTCTGAAACTCTTGGATGAGAAAGAAAATCTGCTGGTCACTAATTTTTCTGAATTAAAATCTGTTGCTGAAACTACGGAAAAATCTTTTGGAAATATGGTGAAAGCAGAAGAAGTAAGACAGCTGAAATCTTTTAACAGAATGAAAAAACGTCTTCTTCATGCAGAAAAAATAAAGCAAAGTGAATTGCTGGAAAGACTGGAAAATCTGTTTCTCGATGTGCATCCTGCAAAAAACTGGCAGGAAAGAGTATATAACTTTAGTGTATTTTTTGCCGACTTTGGGTATTCGTGGCTTGAAACTTGTTTAGAAGAAATGGTGGTTCAGGAATCCAAATTGATTATTGTTGCCATTTAA